A stretch of Paenibacillus mucilaginosus 3016 DNA encodes these proteins:
- a CDS encoding PH domain-containing protein has product MFGKVAADILGLSDVGSVIRPENYDKVDADDYVMHEDQEKIYFLIKSKSDEYCFTNQALIHLDGTSAASKKRTLRRYAYAAFPISNVSLETAGTVDLDVEIKFTMGSTSYSIDVNKKFLEELKDLYKALLKISEISRENEVTLGFAQQSLELASSTLSRMAKTEGDLVTGFKELNQQAFNWLVETRKQYSVKDFGFVFERYINY; this is encoded by the coding sequence ATGTTCGGCAAGGTAGCGGCAGACATTCTGGGACTCAGCGACGTGGGGAGCGTCATACGTCCGGAGAATTACGACAAGGTGGACGCGGACGATTATGTCATGCATGAGGACCAGGAGAAAATTTATTTTCTGATCAAATCGAAGTCGGACGAATACTGCTTCACGAATCAGGCGCTGATTCATCTCGACGGCACGTCCGCGGCCAGCAAGAAGCGCACGCTGCGCCGGTACGCCTACGCGGCGTTTCCGATCTCGAACGTGTCGCTGGAGACAGCGGGCACGGTCGATCTCGACGTCGAGATCAAGTTCACGATGGGCAGCACCTCCTACTCCATCGATGTCAATAAGAAGTTCCTGGAGGAACTCAAGGACCTGTACAAAGCGCTGCTCAAAATATCGGAGATCTCCCGGGAAAACGAAGTGACGCTCGGTTTCGCCCAGCAGAGCCTCGAGCTGGCTTCCTCCACGCTCAGCCGGATGGCCAAAACGGAAGGGGACCTGGTCACAGGGTTCAAGGAGCTCAACCAGCAGGCGTTCAACTGGCTTGTCGAAACGCGGAAGCAGTACAGCGTCAAGGATTTCGGGTTTGTTTTCGAGCGCTACATCAATTATTGA
- a CDS encoding DUF3231 family protein, with amino-acid sequence MRRITHQKMSLTSAEIAALWTSYQNESMAVCVLSFFQAHAEDPDIRPIVDKSLKRAETNLKTVRSIMKEEEYVVPVGFTSEDVDVTKPKMFFDTFYLMYMRQMAKVGMLAFSGFLSMMVREDLLAFYKECLLAATELYELTTKVSTAKGTTIRPPFISVPTVVEFVENGSYLKGEGLLRHKRPLNAIEISHLFTNIETNLLGSMLGIAFAQSAQSKEVKDYLMRGKDIAQKHLKIFGDHLIDSDVQAPMSWDTHVSNMTEPGFSDKLIMFHMTLLAAAGLGNYGASASATMRADIAADYLRLAAEISLFAKDGADLMIRRGWMEQPPQASDRRKFVYQPT; translated from the coding sequence ATGAGGCGCATTACCCACCAAAAAATGAGTTTGACTTCGGCTGAGATTGCTGCGCTCTGGACCTCATACCAGAATGAGAGTATGGCGGTATGCGTCCTGAGCTTTTTCCAAGCCCATGCCGAAGATCCGGATATCCGTCCGATTGTTGACAAGTCCCTGAAGCGGGCGGAGACGAATCTGAAAACCGTGCGAAGCATAATGAAGGAAGAGGAATATGTGGTCCCGGTCGGGTTTACGTCGGAGGATGTCGATGTAACGAAGCCCAAAATGTTCTTCGACACGTTCTATCTCATGTATATGCGGCAGATGGCCAAGGTAGGGATGCTGGCTTTCAGCGGCTTCCTGTCGATGATGGTTCGTGAGGATCTGCTCGCCTTCTATAAGGAGTGTCTGCTTGCGGCAACCGAGCTCTACGAGCTGACGACCAAGGTATCGACGGCGAAGGGAACAACGATCCGACCGCCATTCATCAGCGTCCCTACCGTGGTGGAGTTCGTGGAGAACGGTTCGTATCTGAAAGGGGAAGGGCTGCTGAGGCACAAACGTCCGCTGAACGCGATCGAAATTTCTCACCTGTTCACGAACATCGAGACGAATCTGCTCGGCAGCATGCTTGGGATCGCGTTCGCCCAGTCCGCCCAGTCCAAGGAAGTCAAGGATTACCTTATGCGGGGCAAGGATATCGCCCAGAAGCATCTCAAGATCTTTGGGGACCACCTGATCGACAGCGACGTTCAGGCTCCCATGTCGTGGGATACGCATGTCTCGAACATGACCGAACCGGGCTTCTCCGACAAGCTGATCATGTTCCATATGACGCTCTTGGCGGCGGCGGGGCTGGGGAATTACGGCGCCTCCGCATCGGCCACCATGAGGGCGGACATCGCTGCGGATTACCTGCGGCTGGCCGCCGAGATTTCGCTGTTCGCCAAGGACGGCGCGGACCTCATGATCCGCCGGGGCTGGATGGAGCAGCCGCCCCAGGCGTCGGACCGGCGCAAGTTCGTGTACCAGCCTACTTGA